Proteins from one Synechococcus sp. UW179A genomic window:
- a CDS encoding RNA methyltransferase, with product MNQVPGFGVGLITSRRNPLVRRLRSLSTSSGRQQDGHLLLEGTHQLQELLSLTRRLTTPVKVIATPAWLDSHSDLIDRLGDHIDLQPMADEALRAALSTVNPDGVACLWPIDQLPASTEAPSFVLALDRVQDPGNVGTLLRTALAADVEEVWLAAGADPLAPKVVRSAVGAVLRLPLRRLGPTDVPGVEQLACTLCAARDRGLQVVAALVPDSVVGVPVIPYWQLDWCRPTVLVLGNEAAGLHPSLQACCSHGVTLPHSTKVESLNVASAAVPLLLERRRATMTASMQLSG from the coding sequence GTGAATCAGGTTCCGGGATTCGGCGTCGGTCTGATTACCAGTCGCCGCAATCCGCTTGTGCGGCGTCTTCGCTCCCTGTCGACGTCCTCAGGGCGTCAGCAGGATGGCCATCTTTTACTTGAAGGAACACATCAGCTGCAGGAGCTGCTGTCTCTGACAAGAAGGTTGACAACGCCCGTCAAGGTGATCGCGACGCCTGCCTGGCTGGATTCCCATTCGGATCTGATCGATCGGTTGGGTGATCACATCGATCTGCAGCCGATGGCCGATGAAGCCCTCAGGGCAGCGCTCTCCACGGTCAACCCAGACGGAGTGGCCTGCCTCTGGCCGATCGACCAGCTGCCGGCGTCTACTGAAGCTCCATCGTTTGTGTTGGCGCTGGATCGTGTACAGGATCCCGGGAATGTGGGCACCTTGCTGCGCACGGCACTGGCAGCCGATGTGGAGGAGGTCTGGCTTGCCGCCGGCGCCGATCCTCTGGCTCCGAAAGTGGTGCGTTCAGCCGTTGGAGCAGTGCTGAGACTGCCGCTCAGACGTTTGGGACCAACGGATGTGCCTGGAGTGGAACAGTTGGCCTGCACGCTTTGTGCAGCCCGAGATCGTGGCCTTCAGGTGGTGGCGGCTCTGGTGCCTGACTCAGTGGTCGGGGTGCCGGTGATTCCTTACTGGCAGCTGGACTGGTGCCGTCCCACCGTGTTGGTGCTCGGCAATGAGGCAGCAGGTTTGCATCCATCACTGCAAGCCTGCTGCAGCCATGGGGTCACCCTTCCCCACAGCACTAAGGTTGAGTCTCTGAATGTCGCCTCAGCAGCTGTTCCTCTCCTCTTGGAACGCCGACGGGCGACAATGACGGCCTCCATGCAGCTGTCCGGGTGA
- a CDS encoding DUF4359 domain-containing protein produces MSSPRWPWPSATASAALLVVVGSSAALFVTNPTREDYRVFAGETLAKLATKEICERQTLPMVLQLWISDCPRLIADQEQALALLADQFTRRWNLGLASVYTTTVGGQNLLPALRLPRYSVTSLGLAGQFLVLNAHSDAGKLE; encoded by the coding sequence ATGTCTTCGCCTCGTTGGCCCTGGCCTTCAGCAACGGCGAGTGCAGCTTTGCTGGTGGTGGTAGGAAGTAGCGCTGCATTGTTCGTCACCAATCCCACCAGGGAGGACTACCGGGTCTTTGCCGGCGAAACACTGGCAAAGCTGGCCACCAAGGAGATCTGTGAGCGTCAGACCTTGCCGATGGTGCTGCAGCTCTGGATCAGTGACTGTCCTCGCTTGATCGCTGATCAGGAGCAGGCGCTGGCGTTGCTTGCTGACCAGTTCACCCGTCGCTGGAACCTTGGTCTGGCCAGCGTTTATACAACGACTGTCGGTGGCCAGAACCTGTTGCCTGCCCTGCGGTTGCCGCGCTATTCAGTGACCAGCCTGGGACTTGCAGGCCAGTTTTTGGTGCTCAATGCCCATTCGGATGCCGGCAAGCTCGAATGA
- the lpdA gene encoding dihydrolipoyl dehydrogenase encodes MSDASFDFDVIVIGAGYGGFDAAKHAADHGLKVAIIESRDMGGTCVNRGCVPSKALLAAAGRVRELADAQHLSSFGIHAAPVRFERQKIADHANDLVATIRSNLTKTLERAGVTIIRGQGRLDAPQRVGVREISGVDRILSARDVILATGSDPFVPPGIETDGRSVFTSDEAVNLEWLPRWIAIIGSGYIGLEFADVYTALGCEVTMIEALDRVMPTFDPDIAKLAARKLIDGRDIDARSGVLAKSIKPGSPALIELVDMQTREPVETLEVDAVLVATGRVPSSKGLNLEALGIETNRGFVPIDDGMHVLATGQQVPHLWAVGDVTGKLMLAHTAAAQGTVAVDNILGHAREIDYRSIPAATFTHPEISSVGLSEADAKQQSADQGFELGVVRSYFKANSKALAELESDGLMKLLFNKVTGEVLGAHIYGLHAADLIQEVSNAVARRQSVRQLATEVHTHPTLSEVVEVAYKQAAASLIAAA; translated from the coding sequence GTGAGCGACGCCAGTTTCGACTTCGATGTAATCGTGATCGGTGCCGGTTATGGCGGTTTCGATGCGGCCAAACATGCCGCCGATCACGGACTGAAGGTGGCGATCATCGAGTCGCGCGATATGGGTGGCACCTGCGTCAATCGCGGTTGTGTTCCCTCCAAAGCCCTTTTGGCCGCAGCAGGCAGGGTGCGAGAGCTGGCCGATGCGCAGCATCTCTCCAGCTTCGGCATCCATGCGGCACCCGTTCGCTTTGAGCGCCAGAAGATTGCTGATCATGCCAATGATTTGGTAGCCACGATCCGCAGCAACCTCACCAAGACGCTGGAGAGGGCTGGGGTCACGATCATTCGTGGCCAGGGACGCTTGGATGCTCCACAGAGGGTTGGAGTTCGTGAAATCAGCGGTGTCGACAGGATTCTCTCGGCTCGTGATGTCATCCTGGCAACAGGTTCCGATCCATTCGTCCCGCCCGGTATCGAGACGGATGGACGCAGCGTGTTCACCAGTGATGAGGCCGTGAACTTGGAATGGCTGCCGCGCTGGATTGCCATCATTGGCAGTGGTTACATCGGCCTGGAGTTCGCCGACGTCTACACCGCGCTCGGATGCGAGGTGACCATGATCGAGGCTCTGGATCGGGTGATGCCCACCTTCGATCCAGACATTGCCAAACTTGCTGCGCGCAAGCTGATTGATGGGCGCGACATCGATGCCCGTTCAGGCGTGCTGGCCAAGTCGATTAAGCCCGGTTCCCCCGCTTTGATCGAACTGGTTGACATGCAGACCCGTGAACCCGTTGAGACTTTGGAGGTCGATGCGGTGTTGGTGGCCACGGGCAGGGTGCCTAGCAGCAAAGGACTCAATCTTGAGGCACTGGGCATTGAAACCAACCGGGGATTTGTGCCCATCGACGATGGCATGCATGTTCTGGCCACTGGTCAGCAAGTACCCCATCTCTGGGCCGTTGGGGATGTGACCGGCAAGCTGATGCTGGCCCACACCGCTGCTGCTCAGGGCACGGTGGCTGTTGACAACATCCTTGGCCACGCCCGTGAGATCGACTACCGCAGTATTCCTGCAGCCACGTTCACGCACCCCGAAATCAGCTCAGTGGGGCTTAGCGAAGCCGATGCCAAGCAGCAGTCTGCTGATCAGGGCTTTGAGCTTGGGGTGGTGCGCAGCTACTTCAAGGCCAATTCCAAGGCTCTGGCGGAACTGGAAAGTGACGGACTGATGAAATTGCTCTTCAACAAGGTCACAGGTGAGGTGCTTGGTGCCCATATTTATGGATTGCACGCTGCCGACCTGATTCAGGAGGTTTCTAATGCGGTGGCCCGTCGTCAGAGTGTGCGCCAGCTGGCCACTGAAGTGCATACCCATCCCACCCTCAGCGAAGTGGTTGAAGTGGCCTACAAGCAGGCTGCAGCTTCCCTCATCGCCGCTGCCTGA
- a CDS encoding amidohydrolase family protein, whose amino-acid sequence MSTAAVSLSSGELKARCPRSLLDLGAEPMPTAGVDGLIPVLLTWSGSRILSVRATSEATGLVLPRLVEPHAHLDKAFSWTEHPNLQGTYEQALAANFREHETRTAAKVEQRGERCLQLAWQHGLRAVRSHIDSLGPGSNFSWEVLSDLRNHWHERIELQLVALVPIEHWSTSEGEHLAAAVAKVDGLIGGVLAPPCRGRATRRALRRLLELADRHGCPVDLHIDEAASQPAEGVRQLLRVLESMTVSVPVTCSHASSLSLLSAGALQRLAARMARQNLQVVALPLTNGWLLGRHDNETPVCRPLAPIRQLQRAGIPVAVGGDNVQDPWYPGGQLDPLALMAMSLPLAQLAPWDEHGLKPFGTDATGLMGLEWDGRLRAGAPADLIHLPAGGWPELLSMASRRRVLAGGDWVQDWA is encoded by the coding sequence ATGAGCACAGCAGCTGTTTCGTTGTCATCCGGTGAGCTCAAAGCACGTTGTCCTCGTTCTTTGCTCGATCTTGGTGCCGAGCCGATGCCAACCGCTGGGGTTGATGGATTGATTCCCGTGCTGCTCACCTGGTCAGGCAGCAGGATCCTGTCGGTGAGGGCAACGTCTGAGGCCACCGGTCTGGTGTTGCCCCGACTGGTGGAACCCCATGCCCATCTGGACAAGGCGTTTTCCTGGACTGAGCACCCCAATCTTCAGGGCACCTATGAGCAGGCCCTAGCGGCCAACTTCAGGGAGCATGAGACTCGCACGGCGGCGAAGGTTGAGCAACGTGGAGAGCGCTGTTTGCAACTGGCTTGGCAACACGGTCTGCGAGCCGTGCGCAGTCATATCGACAGCCTCGGACCTGGCTCGAACTTCAGCTGGGAGGTGCTCTCCGATCTGCGCAATCACTGGCATGAACGCATTGAGCTGCAGCTCGTGGCTTTGGTGCCGATTGAGCACTGGTCCACGTCCGAGGGGGAGCACTTGGCTGCTGCGGTAGCCAAGGTGGATGGACTGATTGGCGGTGTTCTGGCACCTCCCTGTAGAGGTCGGGCCACGCGCCGTGCTCTGCGTCGTCTGCTGGAGCTTGCGGATCGACACGGCTGCCCGGTGGATCTGCATATTGACGAAGCAGCCTCCCAGCCTGCAGAGGGCGTGCGCCAGCTATTGCGTGTGCTTGAGAGTATGACTGTTTCGGTGCCTGTTACCTGCAGTCATGCCAGCAGCCTGTCGCTGCTGTCAGCCGGTGCATTGCAGCGGCTGGCAGCCCGTATGGCGCGACAGAACCTGCAGGTGGTGGCACTGCCGCTCACCAATGGCTGGTTGCTCGGTCGTCACGACAACGAAACCCCGGTCTGCAGACCGCTGGCGCCGATCCGTCAGCTGCAACGCGCAGGGATTCCTGTGGCTGTCGGTGGTGACAACGTTCAGGACCCCTGGTATCCAGGCGGTCAGCTTGATCCCCTGGCACTGATGGCCATGAGTCTGCCGCTGGCTCAGCTCGCCCCCTGGGATGAACATGGTCTGAAGCCCTTCGGAACTGATGCGACGGGGCTGATGGGTTTGGAGTGGGACGGACGGTTGCGCGCGGGTGCACCAGCGGATCTGATTCATCTGCCCGCTGGGGGCTGGCCTGAGTTGCTGTCGATGGCATCCCGACGTCGGGTTCTTGCCGGTGGAGATTGGGTGCAGGATTGGGCGTAA
- the murA gene encoding UDP-N-acetylglucosamine 1-carboxyvinyltransferase, translating into MTAAAPASHDILKPHLEIQGGNKLHGELRVSGAKNSALVLMTAALLTEDTLSLRNVPPLTDIDGMESILVSMGVKVRRSSETIHLQASDLTSAEPPYELVNGLRASFFAIGSILARMGHAKVPLPGGCRIGARPVVEHIRGLKALGAVVTVEHGVVSATVPGERKRLKGASIVLDCPSVGATETILMAASLAEGTSVIENAAQEPEVQDLANLLNAMGARISGAGGPSITIEGVERLHGCDYTVIPDRIEAGTFLLAAAITRSTLRVAPVVPDHLSSVLQKLRDCGCTLEIDGDGIIITPGTIKGIDITTQPFPGFPTDLQAPFMALLATAQGTSVITEKIYENRMQHVAELQRMGAAIRVQGNAAVVEGVPSLSGAPVNGTDLRASAAMVLAGLVAQGRTQVSGLNHLDRGYAGIEAKLTASGAKLERHCP; encoded by the coding sequence ATGACAGCCGCGGCGCCCGCGTCTCACGACATTCTCAAGCCACATCTTGAGATCCAAGGCGGGAACAAATTGCACGGAGAGCTTCGTGTAAGCGGTGCCAAGAATTCCGCTCTGGTGTTGATGACGGCTGCCCTTCTGACGGAAGACACGCTCTCCCTCAGAAACGTGCCTCCGCTGACCGATATCGATGGAATGGAGAGCATTCTGGTCTCAATGGGTGTGAAGGTTCGGCGCAGCAGTGAAACCATCCACCTTCAGGCTTCCGATCTCACCAGCGCAGAGCCTCCATACGAACTTGTGAATGGGCTCCGAGCCAGCTTCTTCGCGATTGGTTCCATCCTCGCCCGCATGGGCCACGCCAAAGTTCCTCTGCCTGGCGGATGTCGCATCGGTGCCCGCCCAGTGGTTGAGCACATCCGCGGCCTGAAGGCTCTCGGCGCTGTGGTGACTGTTGAACATGGCGTGGTCTCTGCCACGGTTCCAGGTGAACGAAAACGTCTAAAAGGGGCCTCAATCGTGCTCGACTGCCCGAGCGTCGGCGCCACTGAAACAATTCTGATGGCAGCAAGCCTGGCGGAAGGCACCAGTGTGATCGAAAACGCAGCGCAAGAGCCTGAGGTTCAAGACCTGGCCAACCTGCTGAATGCCATGGGGGCTCGCATCAGCGGAGCCGGCGGACCATCCATCACGATTGAGGGTGTGGAGCGACTGCACGGTTGTGACTACACGGTGATTCCCGACAGGATCGAAGCGGGAACGTTCCTGCTGGCTGCCGCAATCACTCGCTCAACCCTGCGTGTGGCCCCGGTGGTTCCCGATCACCTCAGTTCCGTGCTCCAGAAACTGCGCGATTGTGGCTGCACTCTCGAAATTGATGGTGATGGCATCATCATCACGCCAGGCACCATCAAGGGCATCGATATCACCACCCAGCCTTTTCCGGGCTTCCCCACCGATCTGCAGGCACCTTTCATGGCCCTGCTGGCAACAGCTCAAGGCACCAGCGTGATCACTGAAAAGATCTATGAAAACCGCATGCAACACGTAGCAGAGCTGCAGCGTATGGGTGCGGCCATCCGTGTTCAGGGCAACGCAGCTGTGGTTGAAGGTGTTCCGTCTCTCAGTGGAGCCCCTGTGAATGGAACCGACTTGCGCGCCTCTGCAGCCATGGTGCTTGCAGGCCTGGTGGCTCAGGGCAGAACGCAAGTGAGCGGCCTTAACCATCTCGACCGGGGCTATGCCGGAATTGAAGCGAAACTCACGGCTAGCGGGGCGAAGCTGGAACGTCACTGTCCCTGA
- a CDS encoding aspartate aminotransferase family protein, producing MVEPKQVPSSNAVMGTYNRFALSLQRGKGCWVWDDRSRRYLDAVAGIATCTLGHSNRAMRKALTGQLRKLQHVSNLYRIPEQEALAMWLVNNSCADSVFFCNSGAEANEAAIKLARKHGHLRRGIQRPVIMTASASFHGRTLAAVSATGQPRYHQGFEPMVEGFEFFQYNDLADFEQLLERLEQNGPRVAAVLIEPLQGEGGVNPSDPGVMQAIREHCDQRNILLIFDEVQVGMGRTGTLWGYEQLGVRPDALTLAKGLGGGHAVGALMVRHNADVFEPGDHASTFGGNPFACQACLTVASEIEKRNLLRNVRDRGAQLRAGLNRLVDHFPDYLEGSRGWGLLQGLVLKQDCGITAIDVVKAALEEQLLVVPAGAQVVRMVPALVINAREIQALLTRLERALNRVS from the coding sequence ATGGTGGAGCCAAAGCAAGTGCCCTCGTCCAACGCGGTGATGGGCACATACAACCGCTTCGCGCTCTCCCTCCAACGCGGCAAAGGTTGTTGGGTCTGGGATGACAGAAGCCGTCGCTATCTGGATGCCGTTGCCGGTATCGCCACCTGCACCCTGGGGCACAGCAACAGAGCGATGCGCAAGGCTCTCACCGGGCAGCTGCGCAAGCTTCAGCATGTATCCAATCTCTATCGAATTCCAGAACAAGAAGCGCTAGCGATGTGGCTGGTGAACAACAGCTGCGCAGACAGTGTGTTCTTCTGCAATTCGGGGGCTGAAGCCAACGAAGCTGCGATCAAACTTGCCCGAAAACACGGTCATCTGCGGCGAGGGATACAGCGCCCCGTGATCATGACTGCTTCGGCGAGCTTCCATGGGCGCACGCTGGCAGCGGTGAGCGCAACTGGCCAACCCAGATACCACCAGGGATTTGAGCCCATGGTGGAAGGTTTCGAATTCTTCCAGTACAACGATCTCGCGGATTTCGAACAACTCCTCGAGCGACTGGAACAGAACGGTCCACGCGTGGCCGCAGTACTGATCGAGCCTCTTCAGGGCGAAGGAGGCGTGAATCCCAGTGATCCCGGCGTGATGCAGGCCATCCGCGAGCACTGCGATCAACGCAACATCCTGCTGATCTTCGATGAAGTGCAAGTGGGGATGGGCCGCACCGGCACGCTCTGGGGTTATGAGCAGCTCGGGGTTCGTCCCGATGCCCTCACCCTGGCCAAAGGCCTAGGCGGCGGACACGCCGTCGGTGCACTGATGGTGCGACACAACGCGGACGTCTTCGAACCTGGCGACCACGCAAGCACCTTCGGCGGCAACCCTTTCGCTTGTCAGGCCTGTCTGACAGTGGCGAGCGAAATCGAAAAGCGCAATCTGCTGCGCAATGTGCGCGATCGAGGCGCCCAGCTGCGTGCAGGCCTCAACAGGCTCGTAGACCATTTCCCTGATTATTTGGAGGGGTCACGTGGATGGGGGCTGCTTCAGGGCCTAGTTCTTAAGCAGGACTGCGGGATCACTGCGATAGACGTGGTGAAAGCAGCTCTTGAGGAACAGCTGCTTGTGGTACCCGCCGGTGCTCAGGTGGTGCGTATGGTGCCTGCTCTGGTGATTAATGCGCGAGAAATCCAGGCCCTGCTCACGCGACTGGAACGAGCCCTGAACCGTGTGAGCTGA
- a CDS encoding Nif11-like leader peptide family natural product precursor → MSEEQLKAFLEKVKGDSNLQAKLKAAKSPEDVVGIAKEHGHAISADDIKKVEVSERQLENIAGGVHGNSIFGNCNETNEESLCFECKL, encoded by the coding sequence ATGTCAGAAGAGCAACTTAAAGCGTTCCTGGAAAAAGTGAAAGGTGATTCCAATCTTCAAGCCAAGCTAAAAGCAGCTAAGTCACCTGAAGACGTCGTGGGCATCGCTAAAGAACACGGCCACGCAATAAGCGCTGATGACATCAAAAAAGTAGAAGTTTCAGAAAGACAGCTTGAAAATATTGCTGGAGGAGTACATGGAAATTCTATATTTGGAAACTGCAACGAGACCAATGAGGAAAGTCTTTGCTTTGAATGCAAGCTGTAA
- a CDS encoding Nif11-like leader peptide family natural product precursor: protein MTLEQLKAFLAKAKDDQSIQDKLKAVKSPEDVVTIAKEHGHEFTADKVT, encoded by the coding sequence ATGACCTTAGAGCAACTCAAGGCATTCCTCGCCAAAGCTAAGGACGACCAGTCCATTCAGGATAAACTTAAAGCGGTGAAGTCACCCGAAGATGTCGTGACTATCGCTAAAGAGCATGGCCACGAATTCACCGCTGATAAGGTGACTTAA
- a CDS encoding folylpolyglutamate synthase/dihydrofolate synthase family protein has translation MDLSLDRMTIALEQLHQPAQSIPAVQVVGTNGKGSIACLIHHGLMAAGLRSGLTTSPHLVSWCERIRVNDQVISIAALRHTLEQLQPLTEQCRLTPFEQLICTAMIHFEEQKPDWLVLEAGLGGRLDATTAHSWRPLIAVASIGMDHREHLGPNLQAIATEKAAAIGVGAHVISATQEAEVSAVLEQRVSEMKGTLQWVDALDDSWTLGLSGTWQKRNGAVAAAALEWMSSRSEVIASQAIRAGFAIAHWPGRLQWMRWRGLRLRVDGAHNPPAAIELARERCFWTSAGTRQVWVLAIQAQKQGAEMLQQLLSPQDEAWIVPVPGHRSWSLEQLQQSLPLQAHQLRSAQTASHALAQLLDQGWPDSAPVIAGSLYLIGYLMENGLLEAE, from the coding sequence ATGGACTTGTCGCTGGACAGGATGACCATTGCTCTGGAACAGCTGCATCAGCCTGCTCAGTCGATTCCAGCGGTTCAGGTCGTGGGCACCAACGGCAAGGGGTCCATCGCCTGCCTGATCCACCATGGATTGATGGCAGCCGGTCTGCGCTCAGGCCTGACCACGTCGCCCCATTTGGTGAGCTGGTGTGAACGCATCCGCGTCAACGACCAGGTGATTTCCATCGCAGCCTTGCGACACACGCTCGAGCAGTTGCAACCACTGACAGAACAATGCCGCCTAACACCGTTCGAGCAGCTGATCTGCACTGCCATGATTCACTTTGAAGAGCAGAAACCCGACTGGCTAGTGCTCGAAGCCGGACTGGGAGGCCGGCTGGATGCCACCACAGCCCACAGCTGGAGGCCTTTAATTGCTGTGGCGTCGATCGGCATGGACCATCGCGAGCACCTGGGCCCCAACCTTCAGGCCATCGCGACTGAGAAAGCCGCGGCCATCGGTGTGGGTGCACATGTGATCAGTGCCACCCAGGAGGCTGAGGTGTCTGCCGTACTCGAACAACGGGTGAGTGAGATGAAAGGCACCCTGCAGTGGGTCGATGCATTGGATGACAGCTGGACCTTGGGCCTTTCAGGCACCTGGCAGAAACGCAATGGGGCTGTGGCTGCCGCCGCCCTGGAATGGATGAGCTCACGCAGTGAAGTGATCGCAAGCCAAGCCATCCGTGCAGGCTTTGCCATAGCTCACTGGCCCGGTCGCTTGCAGTGGATGCGCTGGAGGGGCTTAAGGCTGCGGGTGGACGGAGCCCATAATCCACCTGCCGCCATTGAGCTGGCACGAGAACGCTGCTTCTGGACATCCGCTGGCACGCGGCAGGTCTGGGTCCTGGCGATCCAGGCACAGAAGCAGGGAGCGGAGATGCTGCAACAGCTGCTCAGTCCGCAAGATGAGGCCTGGATTGTGCCGGTGCCCGGTCATCGCAGCTGGAGCTTGGAACAACTACAGCAATCGCTGCCGCTGCAGGCCCATCAACTGAGATCAGCGCAGACTGCTTCCCACGCACTCGCTCAACTGCTGGATCAGGGCTGGCCTGACTCGGCGCCAGTGATCGCGGGATCTCTCTATCTGATCGGCTACCTGATGGAAAACGGCTTATTGGAGGCAGAGTGA
- a CDS encoding pentapeptide repeat-containing protein has protein sequence MTWLTPVTVLALDTSAGVGLQDRALFQDRVDYTLTNQSDGDFHDQQLTNTSFAGAVGRGADFSGANLHGAIFTQGAFAEADFHGADLSDALMDRADFTRTDLRDALLIGVIAAGSSFAGAQIDGADFSDALLDRDDQRRLCQEAEGVNTTTGVSTRDSLNC, from the coding sequence ATGACCTGGCTGACGCCGGTCACTGTTCTGGCACTTGATACCTCCGCTGGCGTAGGCCTTCAAGACAGAGCGCTGTTTCAAGATCGGGTGGATTACACGCTCACCAACCAGAGCGACGGTGACTTTCACGACCAGCAACTCACCAACACCTCCTTCGCTGGCGCAGTTGGGCGTGGCGCTGATTTCAGCGGAGCCAATCTGCATGGGGCAATCTTCACCCAGGGGGCTTTTGCCGAAGCTGATTTTCATGGAGCCGATCTCAGCGATGCGCTGATGGACCGGGCAGATTTCACGCGTACGGATTTGCGCGATGCTCTGCTGATCGGCGTCATCGCTGCCGGCAGCAGCTTTGCCGGAGCCCAGATCGATGGCGCTGACTTCAGTGATGCTCTGCTGGACCGAGATGATCAGCGCCGGCTCTGCCAAGAAGCTGAGGGCGTGAACACCACCACGGGTGTCTCAACGCGCGACAGCCTCAACTGCTGA
- a CDS encoding FAD-binding oxidoreductase, with product MLPDALRTELAAVPGLRLLTQPEELDRLSRDAYDYSPVLQKRLADCRAELVVRPDTVEAVVCVAAACRRHAVPLTLRGSGTGNYGQSVPLESGVVMVMTQLRAVRSIDQASGVAVVECGCLLKDLNRELAGFGRQLRLMPSTWRSATIGGFIAGGSGGIGSVRWGFLRDPGHLLGLEVVTMEQEPRVLQLEACDAEALNHAYGTNGIITALRLATALRVDWQEVVVDCPDWTTAVELARRCSSAAIDLHLCTVLEAAVVELLPKWDLPQHRADRLLLLVAPDAVSTVQRLAAAVGADLTHLGAEADRQGNGLRELSWNHTTLHLRQRDPDWTYLQMLLPQPEINCLETLKQAWGDDLLWHLEAVRQQGAQRIAALPLVRWRGVEALEQLMQQCRDLGALIFNPHVLTVEGGGLGVVDGDQVATKHRYDPAGLLNPGKLGGFSS from the coding sequence ATGCTTCCTGATGCCCTGCGAACTGAGTTGGCGGCAGTCCCCGGCCTCAGGTTGTTGACCCAGCCGGAGGAGCTGGATCGGTTGTCCCGTGATGCGTATGACTACTCGCCTGTGCTTCAGAAGCGTTTGGCCGATTGCAGAGCGGAGCTTGTGGTCAGGCCGGACACTGTTGAGGCGGTTGTGTGTGTGGCGGCAGCGTGCCGGCGCCACGCGGTTCCTTTGACCCTACGCGGATCAGGCACTGGCAATTACGGCCAGTCCGTGCCTCTGGAATCTGGGGTGGTGATGGTGATGACCCAGCTGCGGGCGGTGCGTTCCATCGATCAGGCCAGCGGCGTAGCCGTGGTTGAGTGCGGGTGTCTTCTGAAGGATCTCAACAGAGAGCTGGCTGGTTTTGGCCGGCAGTTGCGTCTAATGCCGAGCACCTGGCGCAGCGCCACGATCGGTGGCTTCATCGCCGGAGGTTCCGGTGGCATCGGCTCCGTGCGCTGGGGATTTCTTCGGGATCCGGGGCACCTGCTCGGACTGGAAGTGGTGACCATGGAGCAGGAGCCAAGGGTCCTACAGCTCGAAGCTTGTGATGCCGAGGCGTTGAATCATGCCTACGGCACCAATGGCATCATCACGGCATTGAGGCTGGCCACTGCACTGCGTGTTGATTGGCAGGAAGTGGTCGTGGATTGTCCGGACTGGACAACGGCAGTGGAGCTGGCAAGGCGTTGCAGTTCAGCGGCCATCGACCTTCATCTCTGCACCGTTCTGGAGGCAGCTGTGGTCGAGTTGCTGCCGAAGTGGGATCTGCCTCAGCACCGCGCTGATCGCCTGTTGCTGCTCGTGGCACCCGATGCGGTGAGCACGGTTCAGCGGCTGGCGGCCGCTGTAGGTGCTGACCTAACCCATCTGGGGGCGGAGGCCGACCGCCAAGGCAACGGTCTCCGAGAGCTGAGCTGGAATCACACCACCCTGCATCTGCGTCAGCGTGACCCTGACTGGACCTACCTGCAGATGCTGCTGCCGCAACCGGAGATCAACTGTCTGGAGACTCTGAAGCAGGCCTGGGGTGATGACTTGCTTTGGCATCTGGAGGCTGTTCGACAGCAGGGAGCTCAGCGCATTGCAGCGCTTCCTCTGGTGCGCTGGCGCGGCGTTGAAGCACTGGAGCAGTTGATGCAGCAATGCAGGGATCTCGGCGCTCTGATCTTCAATCCACATGTGCTCACCGTGGAGGGTGGTGGCCTCGGTGTGGTGGATGGTGATCAGGTGGCCACCAAGCACCGTTATGACCCTGCCGGTTTGCTGAACCCAGGAAAACTTGGAGGCTTCAGCAGTTGA